From one Lycium ferocissimum isolate CSIRO_LF1 chromosome 7, AGI_CSIRO_Lferr_CH_V1, whole genome shotgun sequence genomic stretch:
- the LOC132063919 gene encoding F-box/kelch-repeat protein SKIP4 has protein sequence MQSCKSYPSNPKGTRTNMEPVYSESENFVETENTLDNDQSKEAEDSGPGKNSELLIPGLPDDIALFCLARVPRRYHVLLKCVSRKWRDLVCGEEWYSYRKKHHLQESWIYALGRDKSEQLCCYVLDPTRLKRGWKPIIGLPHRCIRRKGVGFEVLGKKLFLFGGCGWIEDATNEVYCYDAAMNKWNQAASLVVPRCYCVSEVLDEKIYAIGGIGPNSSNLPTWETWKAETRSWTLHDQPNIFPDIEDSIVLDGKIYIRGGSSRLSSLVSAFVYEPSSKTWQPAASELVSGWHGPAVVVDGTLYVLDQSSGTRLMMWQKNNKEWVAVGRLSPLLTKPPCRLVAVGNNIFIIGKGLSTVVFNVENSRNMDGVLVSTSIPKSISDDDVISCKAITI, from the exons ATGCAGTCCTGCAAATCCTATCCCAGTAATCCAAAG GGCACAAGAACAAACATGGAACCAGTGTATTCAGAATCGGAGAATTTTGTTGAAACAGAAAATACTTTGGATAATGACCAGTCTAAGGAGGCTGAGGACAGTGGGCCGGGGAAAAATAGTGAGTTGTTAATTCCTGGGCTTCCTGATGACATTGCACTTTTCTGCTTGGCAAGGGTTCCTCGAAGGTATCATGTGCTTTTGAAGTGTGTGTCAAGAAAATGGAGAGACTTGGTTTGTGGTGAAGAGTGGTACTCCTACAGAAAGAAACATCATCTCCAGGAGAGTTGGATTTATGCCTTAGGTAGAGACAAGTCTGAACAGCTGTGTTGTTATGTTTTGGACCCAACTCGATTAAAAAGGGGATGGAAGCCGATTATAGGACTTCCACATCGCTGCATAAGGAGAAAAGGTGTAGGCTTTGAAGTGTTGGGGAAGAAATTATTCCTATTCGGTGGATGTGGCTGGATTGAAGATGCTACTAATGAAGTCTATTGCTATGATGCTGCCATGAATAAGTGGAATCAAGCTGCTTCCTTGGTGGTTCCGAG GTGCTACTGTGTATCTGAAGTCTTAGATGAAAAAATCTATGCAATTGGAGGCATAGGGCCCAATTCCAGTAATTTACCTACCTGGGAGACTTGGAAAGCGGAAACAAGAAGTTGGACTTTGCATGATCAGCCTAACATTTTCCCTGATATTGAGGATTCTATAGTCTTGGATGGGAAGATTTACATTCGCGGGGGTTCTTCGCGTCTATCTTCTTTAGTGTCTGCATTTGTCTATGAACCATCCAGCAAAACATGGCAGCCAGCAGCTTCTGAGTTAGTGTCAGGTTGGCATGGTCCAGCAGTAGTTGTAGATGGAACGCTTTACGTGTTAGATCAGTCTTCAGGTACCAGGTTGATGATGTGGCAAAAGAATAATAAGGAATGGGTGGCAGTGGGGAGATTATCACCCCTATTGACAAAGCCGCCCTGTCGGCTTGTGGCCGTTGGGAATAATATCTTCATTATTGGAAAGGGCCTTAGCACCGTCGTTTTTAATGTTGAAAACTCAAGGAACATGGATGGTGTGTTAGTGAGCACTTCCATACCAAAGTCGATATCTGATGATGATGTAATAAGTTGTAAAGCAATCACAATCTAA
- the LOC132063920 gene encoding uncharacterized protein LOC132063920 translates to MLSQIQEQNDGVLELEEEMEEQVKQMAERITEYRETIPVQLKTTVSSIFTHQRPLLTTHFDYGPPSNPSSDVGGPIQSGSIALLAGEDQNEAEKVQLLKQKISENASAIPVALNRMKECMRRIDKLQSCNGVIHPAFKRKRTS, encoded by the exons ATGTTGAGTCAAATTCAAGAGCAAAACGACGGCGTATTGGAGCTGGAAGAAGAAATGGAGGAACAAGTAAAGCAAATGGCTGAGAGAATAACGGAATATCGTGAAACAATACCGGTTCAGCTCAAAACTACTGTCTCTTCTATTTTTACCCATCAAAGACCCCTTTTGACGACCCATTTTGACTATGGACCCCCCAGTAATCCCAGCTCCG ATGTTGGAGGACCAATTCAATCCGGTAGTATTGCCCTTTTAGCTGGAGAGGATCAGAATGAAGCTGAGAAAGTACAGCTCCTTAAACAGAAGATTTCGGAGAATGCTTCTGCCATACCTGTTGCGTTGAATAGGATGAAGGAATGTATGAGAAGGATTGATAAACTACAATCGTGCAACGGAGTCATCCACCCTGCCTTTAAAAGGAAAAGGACTAGTTGA